Genomic window (Daucus carota subsp. sativus chromosome 5, DH1 v3.0, whole genome shotgun sequence):
aatcggatcattaatcgtaatcaatttaatattattttttgaattatatatataatataattatatatagtataaatttctagtcatataaaatcaaaagattaatgattttttataacacaaacatgtctttatatacatatacaagtccagtcatctcatatataaacttgaatttgattgaatCTGCGAAGGAAGATAttgcaaatttatgtaattagagtttaggagctaatattgaaagagtgaaaggtaataaaaacaactttaatttttgtgttttgtCATTTCTgtgccttttgttttatttaaaattaaatttaaaattttaagatttttttactttttatttttaaattttttaaattcaccgatttttgaccgactttttccgattaatcccgacttttgaccgattaatcctGATTTTAaccgattttcagaaaaaaaaacaattttttcacCGATTACCGCTTAATCGAGACGGCCGACCGAACAACGATTAATtccgattaatcgccgacttttagaacactgctcgTGAGTGAGTGTGGTGAGTGTAGTGCTTTGTTAATGACTTTGACATCTACCAACATAGGTTTACCCCCAGCTATAGTAGTGAGATGCAAGACATTGTCTAGACCCTTAATAGGTTTCATGTTGTAGTAGAATtataaagcataatgtaacgtaagtTGTAATAACGATAACTCAACACTAATACAAGTTCACATCAATATTATTACACAAGTCTCAAACAACAACTAATAAAGTAGTAACCTAATATCAAAATCCCAACACAGTAAACAAGATCAATAATTTAATAAGGATCTTTAATCAAACAAGAAGGCAACAAtatcaataatttaataaggatttttaattaaacaacaactaataataaaatagtaaacTAATATCAAATCCCAACAcaatcaacaagatcaataATTTAATTAGAGTCTTAATAGTGCATGATCAATAATTTAATCAGAGTCTCCAATAGTCCATTGGTCCTTCAAAGCCTTGGCAATATGAAGCACCTAAAAACACCACAAAATTACTCAAAAGTCATCAGATCATATTGTACAACATACACAATAACATATAGTTGCATAATTGAGTTATATGAgtaaaaaagagagaaatatTCGTTTCATGACAAAGTACCTATAACTAAGTTGCAATATAGAGGTATATTATATCATGAGTAAGTATCGTATAGATATTAGAACATGCTTGGGGTTGTATTCTAGTTATTAACTCTAGTAGTGGTAGTACTAAATAAGATCAAATGTTAACTCAAACGCAAAATACACACAATTTAACTGAATTTTACCTCCAAATCAGTAACATGTGTGATGGCGGGCCTAAGAAACTCGACTGTCACAGTTGATAAGTCGGTGAAAGGGGGCATCTCATATAGTTTGGCTTCAAATATCTGAGTAGAATTACCATCCACAAGCGCTTCAAAAGTAAGATAGTACCACATGCCGTAAGCAAAAGATCGCATTGCCTTGATTACTAACTTTGACATTGCTATACACTCCTCTCTGTAAGCAAGTAATTGAGTTGCATTGCTAGGATAACAAGTGAAAACGCAAACTAAGCAATACAGAATGGATAAAAGCacataatttaaattgaaaCCCTCATGTCGAGATGTgcaaaagaatgaaatttgtcTAACTCGTCACAAGTGAGATTAGTATTTGGAGGGTAGTAGTATCTAGTGATATTAGTCTCGATGTTGGTGGCGTAGTGCTTCCGTTCTACAATACGCTTTCGTTCTTCAAAGATAAACTTCCTCTTTACGTCGTTATTAATTTTTCGCATAGTTGTTTTAACTTCTTTAACATGTTTTTCATCCGTTCGTCTTGTTCTTGTTAGATTTTCTCATCCAATCAGCTATAATCATCTAGGCATGAGGCAGGCATCCAACCCAGACGTGGGACAAGAGGATATCGAGCTCATTATCAAGCTCAAGCTTCATTGATTCAATTCAATTTAGTTATCCTTCACGTTAACTTTATCTTTTATCATTTATAGTTATACTAGttttaaaccaaaacattacaCTACTAGTATTGTATATAATGTTGTGCAAcggtaaaaaaatattgtaaatgaTGAAGAATTACATAgtctaatttttaatgtttcagttttaattgTATGATATGAATCTGTAAATAAGTCTccaaaaattcacaaaataagattttaatattttcaatgcatcatatttttatttttttctcaaaggaaaacttaaaattatacattgaaatatatacatatttttaaagaatataAACATTTGAAGTATGTTttgtttacatatttttaaaggATATAAACATCTGAAGTATGTTTTGTTGACAAAATTTCTATTATCTTTTATCAGAGTTTGACCGAATTAGGATACATGACTACAAGACATTAGGGGAGTGGTCTGATAAGTAACAAGCAGCACATAATAGCCACTAGAAGCTAAATAAATGTCACACAGAGTTTCGTCAACTATGACACAAATGTTATATTTAAGAATATATagaattcaattttttaatatatatatagtatctaaactaatattatattttcgtgTGTTATTTCAAGGAATATATTCAACAAATCCCTTTTTGCCTCAATACTTATAATAATTACTTTATCATTAGAAATTCGTGGCTTCCAACTTGGGCAAAGGGGgctttgcaatggtgagatgtGATCAGTTGCATAACTTTTCCAGACATATAGGACCCGTTTCCTATTTGTATGATCCTTCTACCGCTACATCATCTATATAGTCTAAGAACGGTGATTCTCTTAGTACCACTTTTCCAGTACCTTATCTATATAGCATATCATTATGATACCACTTTACTATCATTTGTTATTTTGAAATTCTAGTTGTTAGGACTTCCATATTGCTTTATTATCTTTTGTTATTTGAGATTTCTAGTTTTTATATAGAACTTGTGTGATAATATTGACGCGCAACATTAGATTATATCACATGATTCACAAGAGATATGACAACATAAGAGCTTTGAAAATGGTTGAACAATTATCCAATTAGATGCAACCACAAGCAAATACAGTGCAAGGGTCCTTATAATCATCTTCAAACGATAATAGTATTCTATATCAAGTACAATGTAACCGTATATCAGAAGCAAGTATAGTGCAAGAGCTTggttttatactttttttttgcttttgttcactaatgttaggttcggatttgattattagcattatgcTAATTTATcgtaatatcattaaaatatatcgGTATTCtgcaatattttgatgatttgatgtatgtttatattttatatatagcaataataacataaaatgagccggtaaaaaaataaaattaggaaaattcataattagaattctagacattcattaaaaaatcaatttggaatcaataatttcaaacaattcATCCTCCCTAATAAgataaaatctaatttaatgATGCAAACAATTTCTACTTTTAAAGTTTAAATCGACTTGTTCAACGTAAGTTCTCTCTCAATTTTATCTTCCTAAATCTTACTAACTTtatctttttttctttctttttttttttgatggaattactaactttatcttattcatatatttaagataaagataaatagctagataaaaaaattatttttcgatTATTGTCATCTATAATACATCATTTTCAAGTATTACAGTTGTAATTGACTTATTCACTCCAACATCTCTCTTAAATGTAActttatcttttaatatttctttttatagtattcatccttatctttgtagAATGAACAACTATAGAATTTCTTAACATTGATTTTAGGTTTAGATGAAATATGGCGGTTGAACTCCACAataatatagtatcacttgactcgAGTTTGCTTGAAAATTAATTGTACATGATGAATTATTTGAAGTGATTGATTTCaaatgggttaaatatcaatcaGGTGACTCATTACAGCCCGATgactcaagttggtcactgactgaaaaattgactcaaatgagttactcatttaaaatttttttaccaaaaatatcactctatcattagtcgaaattctgaaagtattatatactgagtttcgcacattttttatgaatggtattgcATCCAAATGAAAGGTTTCGGGTTCTACTATTTTAGCtaattttgttggatttttaatattttatcaactatttatctttaattttttgatttttaatttgatttaaataaaaataaataattgataaaattttaaaaatctaacaatattagttaaaatagtagaactcagaacctttcatttggatgtaatatcattcataaaaaaatgtgcgaaactcaatatataatactttcagaatttcgactaacgatagagtgatatttttgataaaacatTTTAAATGAGTAACTCATTTGAGTCATTTTTTCgatcagtgaccaatttgagtaATCGGACTGCAATGAGTCCACctaattgatatttaacccgatttcaaattaatcattaatgacttcaaattacatcttttttttttggacaaaaTGCTTTCATTAACACTGAAACACAATCAAGACAAATCCCCGAACTGACAATACAACctgattcaaaaataaaaaaaaaaaagctaaatAATTAGtcattttattttcagattGTTTAACAAgcagaatatatatattcttgacAATTTAAATGATTACAAAGGTTCCCCGAGCAATCCAGTTGACACCAACAATTCTGAAAATAGTAGCGTCACAATTGACCTGCGCACATAAAAAACAGGTGACAATCTTGTGTTCATACCCGTCAATTACGCCAATTGAGGATAGGGTTATAGATTTCCCCATATATTGAACAATCTTTCGTTATGCAAGGTGAGCTTTTGCGATAATCACCACCATTTTAGATTCAAAGCGAGCTTCCCAGATTTCCCAATACACCAATTGAATCATTATCAAATTACATCTTTTAGGAagcttaaaatgcgtgtcaaactctAATCGTCAAAAGTAAACTACCAAGGGGATACAGGAGTAcaacatataaagatataaacgtATATCATATCATCCAAAAATTATTGACTATTGCTatgttcaaaaaaaagaaagaattttgAAATTGCTTCTTGTATGAggcttaaaatgcgtgtcaaactctAATCACCAAAGGTAAACTACCGGGGGATACCGGGATTattacatataaagatatagacgtATATCATATCATCCAAATATTACAGACAATCACTATGTTttaataatgaaacaaaaaattactccctccgtcccattttagttgtcacctttggtattgtgccggtcaaattgaccaaaatttgactgaaatttattaatattttatcaattgaaaaaataaaaaaaatgtcaccggaagcaacttttaatctattttaagatgtgatttttagttttttaaaataatgaaagattgacttataatctttggtcaaaagttagtcaatttgactaacaaATGTAGAtttgtgacaactaaaatgagatggagggagtaataatagcAATAATCAAATACGAACCTAACGttaataactaaaaaaaatcaaaacctaacattagtgtgTAAAAGATTAGAAATTATGGTTGAGTGATAAGTTTCTAAAGACACAATAAGTTggatgacaaaaaaatctattttcccagaAGTAAAATATTATGTGAAAACATGATGAGATTCATGTTAATTTCTGCAGCAAATAGAACCGTAAGTATCTGTAACAATCTTTTATGTGCATACCAAGTAAAGAAAAGATCTGTTTTGACACTCATCAACAAAGCAGTAGTAAACAAAAAATCTTTTACAATGTAACCATCCCATCTTAATGCAGCTGCAAAGGGTATGACATTTACATTCGAATATAAGATCAACAAACAGTATTATAGCTAAAAAGCATTTACGGCAGCTGCAAAGGGTATGACATTGACATACGAATATAAGATCAACAAACAGTATTATAGCTAAAAAGCATTTACGGAAGCTCTACTATGGCATATATCAGAGCACTTGAAAAGTACACAGAGTGGATGAAAGCAAGTACTTAACTATGACATATTATAGTTTAGATTATCCCACATTGGTTAGAAGAATATGACACCATAAGGCCTGTGAAACATTGTAGAACAATTATCCAAACAGATGTAGCTATCTGTCAAAAGCAAGAATAGACTATAGTTCTAAAAGATTGTGATACTATATTAGTAATACCAGTAATCAAGCGTAGCTGTTCTTTAATAATAATCATCTATTATTTATATAGCATTCTACTGGACCAGTTTTGATCCTCTGATTGAAATCAGGCTCTCATTATACTTGATAACCTGACTCAAATAGATTGAATCCGGAAAAGGTTTGACCTCTTTCTCCTCAGTGTTATACGATAACCAGATGTCTTCACCGATCACTAGTAGGAGATCCTTGCTACTACAGTATCCACGAACAAAGCGCCCTGGAATGTCTACACGAATACTCAGCACCAGTGTCCAGGATGCCTCCACTTGATCACCTCGAAGACAAGCATCATCATCCAACGTCCACACTTTAACTTTACCACTCAACTCCATGTCCCTAGAAAAAAACCCCACAGCAACGGACTCATTGACGACAATTACACGAGCATTGAAACGCTTAATATCCCGACGCCTGACAGGGATCCTAATTCCACTTCTAAACACCTCCTTATTCAAATCAAACGCCATCAACCCATACATTCCAGTACAACACAACAATCCATTCACACAAACATCAAACACCTCATAATACGGAACGTCACACGGCTTCGGCTTCACTCTCCTCCACGCATCCTTCCTCTCTGAATACACCTCAGCTGAAAAAGGCTTCCGAAATGAACTCACAACTCTAACAACCTTAAACTCATTCCCAACCGAatcaaaaccgaaaccaaaacaCACCGACATAACATCCTCCCGAATATCATGCGGCGGTAGCACTCTCGACTGTCTAGTAGCAGGATTCCACAAATACAAACAACAATTATTCAATTTATACAAATTTGACAGCGCCATTTCGTGGCGCGGGAAATCAGCCACCGCGACGCACACGACGCCGTTCTGAGAAGCGACGAGCATCGTAAACGGCGTGAACGAGAACTCGCCTCTCGAGTAAGGAACGCCGAGAGAAGGACCGATCTGAGGAGAGCGGAGCTGAAacagagagattgagagatgGTGTTTTTTGTAGACGATTAGGGTTTGGTGAGCGGCTGGTGAAGTGAGGGCGTGATGGAGGTGCGATTTGATGAAGCGAGGGGATGAAATGAGGGAGAGCCAGGGCTTGGAGACGAGTttgaagcggaggagtgatttgacCGGGAGGCGGTGGAGAATCTCGGTGACTAGATCGTCGGTGAGTATGTCGCCGATTAGAGAAGAATTAGAGGTCATTGTTGGTTGAGATTGTGAGGGAATAGTGTTTGGAATGAGTGCCCTAGCTTTGCTGTACGGCGGTGATGGAGCTTGGTGTGTGTTAGAAACTGTACGGCGGGAACAGATATTGGgaccgtttgggttagcttaaaagaagtgaattcttacttatagtaaagaagtggagtagaagtgagaagtaaataagttaataaagtgtttgaaaaagaagcagaagctgtgagagagaagctagcattctcaacttcttaaaagtgcttctatttttttacacaaacgggttaagagaagcagaagccaaaAGTTATATTGTAATGGATCAATATTTACTCCATTTCATCCCTTTTTCTAAATTCAATTagctaattttttaaataattatatatgttatttaataaattaaaatattctattttaaagaTGTTTGtgtaatttcatttcatttcattttaaaaataaggtaatattttttaaaaatcacacGATCCAGATTTTGTGTTTATCATCTTTTATTTTGGTTTTAAGatagataatttatatttataaatctaaaaatGCAATTTTCTTCTCAGTGAAAAAAATGGTGCAAGATCTCTATTTATCCTTAATGCCATAGGTGCAACTCGACGATGATAGTGAGATTTGAGCAGATGCACATTATGCGATGATAATATCCCAAAGTACCTCATGCCGATGGCAGGTTAATTACCAAGTATCTGTGGCTAGATAATAACAGTAGGAAGATAACTACAGATTCAGAATAGTATGCTTCTATAGTTCTATGACTTTGTGTAGCTACTTGAAGTCTCACTCAAAGATTCTAACTTACAAAAACACAACTTGAATGTTATAGCTATGAATCCCTTAAATATTAAATCCTGTTGCCAAAAAGCAGTTCTTTTTACACCCTCTACCCCAATAGTTGCATCTTAATTACAAAAAATGCCATCAGTTTTTCCTTTTCTATACAATGTTTCATATAAAACAAACTGTGCCACCAAAAAGATGCTATGCTCATTGCTCCCACGctgaatattattaaaaaatatacatctGCCCTTTGTTTCCATATATCCCGTGTCTTAACTTTCCTAAAATGACCTAACATTGCACATATTCTTGGTCTTCCCCAGCAGGACTACCTTCTACTTCCACTTTGAGACCATACTCTTCAAATCCATCTTGCTCTCTCCTCTGTTTTTTTCCGGAAAAGGACTACTCTACACAGCTTACAAAATAATCATGGCTACAGGCTATTGTGCATTTTCCGGAAACTGCTTTCTTTTGTGTATCAAGGTGAGTTCAAATTCAAATCCTTACCTCTCCAAGCgttaaaaaaacatttttgaattttgaaacctCTGATGTACTATAAGACTAATCTGCCAGCTGTGATTAAAACAAGATATatcaatttgaatttgaatacgATACAATTGTATCTCTCTTCTTTCTTCGTTATTCATCCACATGTACCTCTCTTTGCTCTTCATTTTTTCATATATTGCACGACAATGAAAGATGTGAGTCTCTCATTTGTACAATCCAAGTTGATGTATTTGATTCTCTCTTTTaactatatctttttttttttttttgacggatcTTTTAACTATATCTTGATTAAACGATTTATTATTTTACAGGAAATTTACGATGACTTGAAGCTCGATAATTTCAACtcattcaaatattattttggtGAGTGTTCATGATGTGTATCACATGTGTTCTTCATTTTCTGTGTCCCTACTATGTGTTCTCTTCATTTTCTAAAATCTGATGTTATTCTTTCTCTTGAATTTATAGTCTTTTATATCATGGTTTGTTCTTGGATATGCTAAGTTGGTGCTGGTAGTTTCAAGATCTTCACATCTCCTAATTTTAAAggtttattgatattatttgttcattaatatttcatttctACTGAGTTTATTTAATCAATATTCAGCAGATGTTTGATAAAATGGGCCACTGAacttcttcatttttttaaaatttcatgtgCCTTTGCAAATCTTACTTATTTATGGTATTTGTTTGAATGAGAATGATCATCCTGATATTATTGAAGAAAG
Coding sequences:
- the LOC108222019 gene encoding putative F-box protein At1g32420; translation: MTSNSSLIGDILTDDLVTEILHRLPVKSLLRFKLVSKPWLSLISSPRFIKSHLHHALTSPAAHQTLIVYKKHHLSISLFQLRSPQIGPSLGVPYSRGEFSFTPFTMLVASQNGVVCVAVADFPRHEMALSNLYKLNNCCLYLWNPATRQSRVLPPHDIREDVMSVCFGFGFDSVGNEFKVVRVVSSFRKPFSAEVYSERKDAWRRVKPKPCDVPYYEVFDVCVNGLLCCTGMYGLMAFDLNKEVFRSGIRIPVRRRDIKRFNARVIVVNESVAVGFFSRDMELSGKVKVWTLDDDACLRGDQVEASWTLVLSIRVDIPGRFVRGYCSSKDLLLVIGEDIWLSYNTEEKEVKPFPDSIYLSQVIKYNESLISIRGSKLVQ